From the Trifolium pratense cultivar HEN17-A07 linkage group LG4, ARS_RC_1.1, whole genome shotgun sequence genome, the window caataaatgattatatgttggatttaatttttggtgaagaaaaaacatatttgagttatgatactccactcacacaaaatgtagactgtcaaacagtggatgatgttcatactcccgaattttcgaacacgatttctacatcgggacttccaaatcacaagttgagacttaaagttggagttccagttatgctattaaggaatttgaataaaaaattaggattatgcaatgcaacaagacttattattacgagattggaaaaacatgctcttgaaggaaaaattatttcaggaagtaatattggtgatcatgttttcatacctagattttctctgacaccatctgacgtgagtattcattttaaatttcaacggagacaatttcctataatgatttcttttgcgatgactattaataagagtcagggacaatctttaaagcatgttgggatatatcttccgtcgccagtgttttcacatggtgagttgtatgttgcaatttcaagagttacttctagaaaagaattaaaaatattgatcatcgatgacgacagtgaagatacgacttagacttcgaatgtggtctatgaGGAAGTCtttcgtaatataacataattttctttgtatgaatatttttccaaaattattgttgaactattgtttaatgttactcaacttttttcatataccttacattattgaaattatcatatcttatttaatcattatatatcttacagctaatcagacccatgcaccgcacgggtcgatgttctagttaatATAATTGTTATCTTTAGGTTAATTCAGTCAGTAAAAATAtcgtattttatatgtaggagtTAGATTTCGAACTCTAAACAATCCACTTattcatcataaaaaaaataaaattttaatcactatgctatttaaaaaaaaataatctattaACGCAAAGTGAATTCAAATTTATCgtaaatgaaaatgataatatACATGTGACTTTATTGTTAATAATTGAACAAACACTTTGTTAATAATTGAACAAACATTAGCATTTAACTAAATTTGATtgataagaaaagaaaaaaaatgaaaacttgatTTAAACATGTGGCGTTTATATTacaacaaagacaaaaatcaGAGTCGATCAAGCAATCTAaaacaaattatgaaaaatattatattggTCCATACCTGTGGTCTTTCTTCTAAAGATACTGCTCAGTGGACCCAGCAAAAATGCAGATACTGCTATGAGTTTAATTGGTATACTTTTCTACCTCAATAATGaaaattacttatatttcagaataaattttaaaaagtcaatgtAGGTTGGTTGAATACTTGAATATATTGGTAACAATGCGtcgtttaaaaataaaagtaaaggTTATACTTATATTTTAAGCCGATGTTGCTGGACTAAAGGACACCATTTGTGACTACAATCGATGCAATATGGCCGTGGCCGTTTGATTCAACTAATGGTATCTCTTGGGTGTGAAGTTAAGTAGCGGTTGGCTAAAATGTAAGATTGTGTCcttttttcatttgaaaagtgCCTTGACAATCAAACGGTGACACTTAAGTTAATGAACTAAGCACTATTTTGACTAGTTGCAGGTCCCATATTTCATCCAATATTAGCCACAATCCAGCTTGTATTAGAAGACAAACTAATAGAGTTGCTCGTAAGCTAGCTAGAGCGTCTATATTTCAGTATAGTCccaatatcttttattttcctCCTCATTATACTATTATTCGTGATGAAATGAATTGATTTACCTCTcctaaagaaaaagaagagttgGTAAGAATGCGGTCcaaattctataaaaatttgaattccTTCTATCGCTGGTTGATTTGAAGATCTCGAAAGCAGATAGTATGTAAGTATATTTGTCAGCACTCTCTAAACCAGACTTTTCATAACGTTGGTGATTCCAAAGGAATTGACTCATGTAAACTTTCATGTACAAAAGTAAAATTGAGAACTACTATAACAATGATTGAAAATGATTTGATGCatttgtaaaatatttttacaccaCACTCTATGCAAATTAAGGGTGTATATAAAAGGATATACAACATTTCCACATGTGCCTAGTAAGAATTAAATTTTTACTATATTAAGTGTTGAAGAAGTACATACAAAGTAAGTAGTTGTATTTATGTGAACCTTGAACGTTATCCTTTCTGTCTAAAGGCTGTACACTGAAATGAAAGCTAAAAGACATAATCACAACACAATCCTAAAACCTTACCTAATATCCAACTCCACCCAAACACATCACTACTCTTTCATTTTTCAGCCTTTGTTACATTCTTTATGAGGCTACTCTTCAACTTTCATCAATTTTGGTTAGTTTCTTTTGTGTCAGATATTCAGCTTTCTGTTAAATAACTTTTTTGTTCATTTCTCATTTTCTGCAGAATTTATTGACTTTTGGTTAGTAAATTGCATGGCATGCCATTCCTTCATTTTTTCATGGTTCTCCTTTCTCCAACATGTGATTTATTTCATATAGactatattaaatattattataattaaatacacacacaactatttttatatttttggtcaCTCCTGTCATGATAGTACTATCTACATTCAtctttttcatttaattatgtCTCTTTTGTGACTTGTCATGTTCAATGATCATCACATAACATAtactttgattttctttttcatatataatttttttataggtcATAGTTGATAGATATTCAAATAATTCATAGATGGAGAAAAAGGAATCATCATCTAAGTATGATCAACATGAAGATGCTACTAAAAAAGCTACAAAATTTGATGGAGATTCCGCGACAGTTTCGTCTAATTCAGGAAAAAGTGAAGAACCTGTGAACAAATGGATGGCATTTGCTAACAAATCAGATGAAAACTCGACAACAACGAAGGCTCCTACTGGTCACGACGATCAAATTATAACCGAAGCAGCTATAGCCGAGAGAGCTGCGGAATGGGGACTAGTTGTGAACTCAGGCAATTTGAAAGCAGCAATTGAGACAACAAGTTCTTCATTAGATGGTGATAGGAGTAAAGGCATGTCAGATAGGTTTGCTGATTCGGCAAGGGTTTCCGGAGATTCGAATTATGGTTCGGAGGCTAAATTATCAGGGTTGTTTCCAAGAGTTTCGCAAGAGTTGAAAGAAGCATTGGCTACACTTCAACAAACATTTGTTGTCTCTGATGCAACTAAACCTGATTGTCCTATCTTGTATGCTAGCAGTGGTTTTTTTACTATGACCGGTTACTCTTCCAAAGAGGTTATTGGAAGGAATTGGTGAGCAATTTTTTCCACTTCATTAATAAATAGATAGAAAGCGATGTTTTTATATCGAAGCCGTGGATGCAGTTAGGTAAGAGTCcttgatattatgaaaagttgCAGACAAATTTAGCTGATGCCGTCGAAATTGCAGTTAACCATGATAGCAAGATATATGTCTTTTGGAGAGTGATTTTTATAGGTATATGTAGATAGAAAGTGTAGCGATTTAAATTGTGGTCACAGCTGCAGTTAGGTAACAGTCCTTGGTATTGTGAAAAGTTACGAACAAATTCAGCTGACGCGGTCGAAATTGTAGTCAAACCATCCTAGCAAGATATATGTTTCTTTAGCGTGGGAGATTGCGTCTTTGTTGGTATATGTACCTTTAAAATGTAGTTGTTTTTTAATGAAAGAAACTTATTTCTTGTTGCAGCCGATTTCTTCAAGGACCTGAAACTGACATGAATGAAGTAGCTAAAATTCGGGATGCAACGAAGAATGGGAGGAGTTATTGCGGCAGGCTTTTAAACTACAAGAAAAATGGAACACCATTTTGGAATCTTCTCACTGTCACTCCAATCAAAGATGATCGTGGCAATACCATCAAATTCATTGGGTTGGTCCTGCTTTTCCTATGATGTATTAGTACTTTAGAACTCTAAGCATAACAATACTTTATTGAGAGAATCGCGCAGCCACACATTCAAGGGATCACAACTATTAAGTTAGATGAAGATCAGACAGCTTGTATTCTGACTTAACCAAATTGGCTTGGAATATAAGCCGTTCGACTTTCATTCAACTGTTGAGATCAGTAACTGCATGACTGCATAGAATCAAATTCAAGCAAGGATATACGTTGAACATTAGTTATgtatcaattataaaaaatcttAGTATACTAATCTATTGCATATTACTGCAGAATGCAGGTTGAGGTGAGCAAGTACACAGAAGGTGTGAATGAGAAGGAACTAAGACCAAATGGATTACCAAAATCATTAATTCGCTACGACGGTAATACAAACAATTGagccattttttatttttttaatattttgtgtgaTGATTTCGACTTCACATGTAACCGTGTATTTTCTCATTTGCCAGCTCGTCAAAAGGAGAAAGCTATGGGATCAATCACTGAGGTTGTTCAAACTGTTAAGGATCCAAAATCGATAATGCGCGGTATGATTGATGAAAATGCCGCCACCAAGCATGAAGAgctagagaaaataaattatgattttgCTTTGCCAAAGTCTGCCGAACCTGAGAGTACACCACCTAGTAATCATATGTCGCGCTTTAGTTCTTACGAGGAAAGGAACAACAAGTCATCAAGAAAATCAGGAATAACTTCTTCCAAAGGGTATTTTTGTTAACTTATTTCTAAAATTTGATCCATAATTCTATTGTTTGTATAAAAAAGATAAACTATATTGAAGACTTTCAATAATGCTTATAtatgttttctattttgttgCAGTGTTAAAGGGAAATCAATGAGTGCTGTAGGGAGAGACaaggaaaaaattattattgaaccTGAAGTTTTGATGACAAAGGAAATAGAATGGTCCAAATGGGAGGCAAGAGAGAGAGATATAAGGCAAGGAATTGATCTAGCAACCACATTGGAGAGAATAGAAAAGAATTTTGTGATTTCTGATCCTAGACTTCCAGATTGTCCAATTGTAAGATTAATTTGGAGCAATTAGTGATTTCTTTccttgaaaatgaaaattaattgtCTTAGAAGCATACTTAATCATATGCTTATGAGTGTTCACCTAATACATATTAAACTTCTAAGTTTAACATACTTACACAAACAGATTATTATCATGTGTGTATAGAGTATATGACTATTGTCGGTCTCTTTGCAGATATTTGCATCAGATAGTTTTCTCGAGCTTACAGAATACACGCGAGAAGAAATTTTGGGTCGAAACTGTCGGTataaattttactatatattcatacacattctttttttttcatgtagTATTTCTTAATTGTGTAATATTCTATCATATCACTTGCATGTAGTTTCTTCTATCAGTCAAAAGTTCTtgttaatataaacaaaatggaTGACATGAAAATTTCTTGGAAAGAAAGTTATGTCATTAACTTAGTCTTTCCATTATGCATAATCTAATAAAATTGATCTTTCTTTGTTGAATTGATCTTAAATTGATCTTTCACATACTACACATATTGTATAGGTTTCTTCAAGGACCAGAAACAGACCAGACAACTGTCTCTAGGATTCGAGATGCTATCAGAGATCAGAGGGAAATCACAGTTCAGTTGATCAACTATACTAAGAGTGGTACGTAATTGGTCAAACTAAAGTTGTTAAAATCTCGAGTTAACTCTTAAAATCTTCACGAGCTAACTATTTTAAGTCACTAAAACAAGTTAACTCGCATGTAAACTCTTTTCGGTAAACTCTTACAAGTTCAAATAAATCCTGGTAAAATCGGTAAACTTTCAATCATACTAGTAACTTGTGAGTTTATGTGGTATGGCCCTTGAAATGTAAAATTTCGATCAATATTATATGATATTTGGTTTAATTATTTGTGTTGTAATATATATTGGTAAAACTATAAAGTATCTAGAAGATGAACCTTTCTGATTTATtgtttgtaggaaaaaaattctGGAATTTGTTTCACTTGCAACCTATGCGTGACCAAAAGGTGATTAAAATACTcagaaaaattaatttgcaccatgaaaagttaatatatttttattactaatatataatcTTCCTCCCTTTTTCAGTTCTAATGTTAATTTTGATAATAATTGTGTTTAGGGTGAACTTCAATACTTCATTGGTGTTCAATTAGATGGAAGTGACCATTTAGAGCCTTTAAGAAACCGTCTGTCTGAAGGTTCTGAGCAACAAAGTGCTAAGTTGGTGAGTGTTGAGAATctatttcttattattatttttctttcaatttgcCTTCAGTTAGCAATGTACTTATTGATCCAACTTAATGTGATGCAGCCTtagatataaatttaattactatGAACCGATGGTGTAAACTTTTTTACTTGGCTAAACACCCACAACATGCGGTGGATACTTGGGTACCTTAATCATTTGGTTCATGGTTCGATTCTTGGGTCGGTGCATAGGAAAAAACATTTGTCGGGAGAGGTCAACTCCTTAAAAGGATCTCAGCTACCTCAagagattagtctctgcaattgCGCGCGGAAGATATACTGATTTACCAAAACATAATATTGGGGAGCTAAACTACATAAACACAAATAACAGTTACCTTAGTTACCATATACTTACATAATTCATTGCGAAAAAAAGTTGCATGATTTGAATGAATACAATGTATCACATGACACTATTCACATGCTTTCTTTCAGATATTCTTCTTTTACATGTGTAACTTATCTTATGATTCCTCAAATACTagattgtgattttttttttatattagattGTGATTTGAGTGGTTAGAAATAAGGAATTTTATACTAGAATATATTCATATTATTTGTATCTTACCAGGTAAAAGCCACTGCAGAAAATGTTGATGAAGCTGTTAGAGAACTTCCTGATGCCAATTTGGTAAGGTATTCCTTGTGTTATAAATAAACTAGCTATTattgtttcatatttttatgtaaaaaaaattgattatgatTGATTTTGTACTTTCTTGGTTATAGAGACCAGAAGATTTGTGGGCAATTCATTCTCAACCAGTTTCTCCAAGACCACACAAAAGGGACAATCCTTCTTGGGTAGCTATTCAAAAGGTATCAATTTATTTGTTTCACTTCCgattcaaattattttatacaacTCAAATACATATTAGAACTATCATCAAATGCAGAtgactataaatatatatataatcaccAAAATATAACAAGCAAATTTTAGGCTTTGGTGCATACAACTCCATCACAAACCCATCCATCTTTGGGCTTCTCTTCTTCCTTGACACCATCTTTGCTTCCTTTGTCTCCCAATGCACAATTTGGATGGAGATCAAAGTCACACTCTTCACAAAAGTACGACCAATTATGTCCCTCTTCATTGCAATCATCGCAATAGTAATTCTTGCGTCGCGATAATACAAGCTCATGCTCATGTGTTTCGTGCGTCACCTTCTCGGGCCACCCCTTTGctatttcatcattttttgcCTCTATTTCTTTTATTCTCTCCTCGGTGAAAGGATAAGCATCTGCTCCATAAAGGCCAATCAGATCTCGAGCTTCTTTCGTGACAGTCCGACCACTTGGACCGATTGCCATAAGCATGGGGATGCCAGATACCTTGAATTTGCGACTCAAGAATTCCTTCCTTGAATCACCAAAGGGAAGTGCCAGCCATGGCATTTCCGCAAAGAATTCATCAAAGGAGTTTTGATCCCTGTCACTTGAGATGAACACAACTTCGAGCGCATCATTATCTTGTGCCTTAATTTTATGGTATGCATCAGTGAGTTTTGGAAGAAATGCACGGCATGGAGGACACCAGTGGGCTGAGAAGTAGAGGAGGACAGTCTTCCCCGTTAATTTTGACAACGGAATCTAAAATGGAGATAAATGCAACCTTGATAATATCACATTAAAATTAGGGAATCACACAACATAAATcgataaatttatattataagaaGTTTTACCTTCTCCCCATCATTCTTAATAACAAAATCTTGATCCCCAGACACCAAAACTGACTCAAGAGTTTGAGTTGCCTCCTTGGCCTTTGCTATTTCATCGAGTTCAACAAACTTTTCAGGAGTGAATGGATATGCATCGACCCCATGTTCCTCAATGGCCTCAGAAACATCATGATGAAGAGTTTTCCCATCTGGCCCAATAATAACCAAAGTGGGGATTTTTGATAGCTCAAAGTACTGAATTAGCTTAGGGCAGGTTTTGTCCTTTAGAGGAAAAGATAACCAGGGCACAGTTTCTAATTCTTCCTTGAATGACTCTTCGTCATCATCTAAGGGTATAAACACAACCTCAAAGTTCTCCCCCTTTGTCTTCAGCTTCTGATAAACCTCCTTAAGTTGTTGAGTAAATAGCGCGCATGATCTGTATGAAGACGCAAAGAAATACAGACCAACTGTCTTTCCCTCAAGCTCAGAGATAGGTATCTATGTGTACATGAAACGAAAAGTCAGATTGGTAAATGAACTACATGATTTGTGACAAACAACCAGATAATAGCTAAAGTGAACTACTACAAATCATacaaatttaaattactatACTTACTTTATTTCCATCGGATGATATCACGAAGTCACGTGAACGAGATACCAATAAAGATCTCAAAGATTGGTTCCTCTTAGCTTCCTCTTCTTGATCTTTCAACTCTTGAACCCTTTTTAATGTGAAAGGGTATCCTTCAGCTCCATAATCACGGATAATGCGAACTCCGTCTTCAGCAACAACATTCCCAGTTTCATCAAGCAATGCAAGATGAGGAATGCCGTGTACATGAAACAACTCATTAAGGCGTTTTCGCGTCTCTGTATCAGAAAAGGGTATAGCTAGCCACGGCATTTTTGAAAAGTAGCTATTGAAGGCCTCATCATCTTTATCAGCTGAGACAAAAACAACCTCAAAGTCACCATTTGGAGAGAGGTCATTGTACACCTCCGCCAACGTTGGCGTGAATCTTCGACACGGACCACACCATGATGCTGAAAAATAGAAACCAAGTTTCTTTCCCTTCAAGCTGTCAATTTTAACctgtaaatttcaaaatataagaaatagtACCACAATATTCCACTAGTACCGAATGAGTACAAATAAAGCTACCACTTCAACACAACTTTCATGAGCACAATGTCCAATAAAAGAACACCACAGGCTAACTTAGACAACTTAACTCAATGTAATAACTTAGGGCcagtttggattggcttatttgagcttaccTACTGGCATAAGTTTCGTGAGATTATttgagagaacttatgaaaacaacttatgataattttcataatttttttcaggctattttcataagttcttcttcaatatagcttatgaaaatagctcgTAGGTCGTAGcatatataaacacattttattttaattttatcttttggtataaaaatagcTTACCTAAGCTGATACATAAACGCTTATTATGATAAACACTTGTGTATCCAAACAGTCCCTTAGTCATCCAAAGTCAAACTTAGTCAGCTTAATTGAATGCAATAACACTActcaaacaaaataaatcacCACTTAATTTATCAAATGTATTCCTATtaacttgatgccagaactgaccacCGAACCAGACCGAACCAGATTtaattggtggtgaaaaccaaaaaaaaaaaaaatgtattcctATTAAGATAAAAACACCAAT encodes:
- the LOC123924407 gene encoding phototropin-2, with translation MEKKESSSKYDQHEDATKKATKFDGDSATVSSNSGKSEEPVNKWMAFANKSDENSTTTKAPTGHDDQIITEAAIAERAAEWGLVVNSGNLKAAIETTSSSLDGDRSKGMSDRFADSARVSGDSNYGSEAKLSGLFPRVSQELKEALATLQQTFVVSDATKPDCPILYASSGFFTMTGYSSKEVIGRNCRFLQGPETDMNEVAKIRDATKNGRSYCGRLLNYKKNGTPFWNLLTVTPIKDDRGNTIKFIGMQVEVSKYTEGVNEKELRPNGLPKSLIRYDARQKEKAMGSITEVVQTVKDPKSIMRGMIDENAATKHEELEKINYDFALPKSAEPESTPPSNHMSRFSSYEERNNKSSRKSGITSSKGVKGKSMSAVGRDKEKIIIEPEVLMTKEIEWSKWEARERDIRQGIDLATTLERIEKNFVISDPRLPDCPIIFASDSFLELTEYTREEILGRNCRFLQGPETDQTTVSRIRDAIRDQREITVQLINYTKSGKKFWNLFHLQPMRDQKGELQYFIGVQLDGSDHLEPLRNRLSEGSEQQSAKLVKATAENVDEAVRELPDANLRPEDLWAIHSQPVSPRPHKRDNPSWVAIQKITARGEKIGLHHFSPIRPLGCGDTGSVHLVELRGTGELYAMKAMEKSVMLNRNKVHRACIEREIISLLDHPFLPTLYTSFQTETHVCLITDFCPGGELFAVLDRQPMKFLKEDSARFYAAEVVIGLEYLHCLGIIYRDLKPENLLLQKDGHIVLTDFDLSFITSCKPQVVKQSLPSNRRRSRSQPPPLFVAEPITQSNSFVGTEEYIAPEIITGARHTSAIDWWTLGILLYEMLYGRTPFRGKNRQKTFSNILHKDLTFPSSIPASLAARQLINALLQRDPASRLGSTTGTNDIKQHPFFRGINWPLIRNMSPPPLDVPLQFIGIDPTAKDKKWEDDGVLNSSIDLDIF
- the LOC123924408 gene encoding probable nucleoredoxin 1, which produces MADSSVHHHDVHSLLSSPQRDFLLRNNTDQVKIDSLKGKKLGFYFSASWCGPCRRFTPTLAEVYNDLSPNGDFEVVFVSADKDDEAFNSYFSKMPWLAIPFSDTETRKRLNELFHVHGIPHLALLDETGNVVAEDGVRIIRDYGAEGYPFTLKRVQELKDQEEEAKRNQSLRSLLVSRSRDFVISSDGNKIPISELEGKTVGLYFFASSYRSCALFTQQLKEVYQKLKTKGENFEVVFIPLDDDEESFKEELETVPWLSFPLKDKTCPKLIQYFELSKIPTLVIIGPDGKTLHHDVSEAIEEHGVDAYPFTPEKFVELDEIAKAKEATQTLESVLVSGDQDFVIKNDGEKIPLSKLTGKTVLLYFSAHWCPPCRAFLPKLTDAYHKIKAQDNDALEVVFISSDRDQNSFDEFFAEMPWLALPFGDSRKEFLSRKFKVSGIPMLMAIGPSGRTVTKEARDLIGLYGADAYPFTEERIKEIEAKNDEIAKGWPEKVTHETHEHELVLSRRKNYYCDDCNEEGHNWSYFCEECDFDLHPNCALGDKGSKDGVKEEEKPKDGWVCDGVVCTKA